In Parasegetibacter sp. NRK P23, a single genomic region encodes these proteins:
- a CDS encoding SRPBCC family protein, with amino-acid sequence MKKFFKIIGLLLLLIIAFVLIAGIFVKKEFHLERSITINAPREAVWPKISSLAEMKAWSPWMAMDTATKTSIEGVPDQVGSVFKWHSEEVGVGDQTLTKIDPMQRVESHLHFVKPFEGEAEAYIALGTAPEGSRVTWGFDTKYAYPMNTMLLFFDMDDIMGKQYDDGLARLKQTVESGQVAK; translated from the coding sequence ATGAAAAAGTTCTTTAAGATCATCGGACTTTTGCTCCTGCTGATCATTGCCTTTGTATTGATCGCGGGAATATTCGTAAAGAAGGAATTCCACCTGGAGAGAAGCATCACCATTAATGCGCCGCGTGAAGCCGTTTGGCCGAAGATATCCTCTCTTGCGGAAATGAAGGCCTGGAGTCCCTGGATGGCCATGGATACTGCAACCAAAACATCCATTGAAGGGGTGCCCGACCAGGTAGGTTCCGTTTTTAAATGGCACAGTGAAGAAGTAGGGGTAGGTGATCAGACCCTTACCAAAATTGATCCGATGCAAAGAGTGGAATCGCACCTTCATTTCGTAAAGCCTTTCGAAGGAGAAGCTGAAGCTTATATCGCGCTGGGTACGGCACCGGAGGGATCGAGGGTTACCTGGGGCTTTGATACAAAATATGCTTACCCCATGAACACCATGTTGCTGTTTTTTGATATGGATGATATCATGGGCAAGCAGTACGATGACGGACTTGCCAGGCTGAAGCAAACTGTGGAGAGCGGTCAGGTCGCGAAGTAA